Proteins encoded within one genomic window of Odocoileus virginianus isolate 20LAN1187 ecotype Illinois chromosome 2, Ovbor_1.2, whole genome shotgun sequence:
- the BARHL1 gene encoding barH-like 1 homeobox protein — protein MEGSNGFGIDSILSHRAGSPALPKGDPLLGDCRLPLELSPRSESSSDCSSPASPGRDCLETGAPRPGGASGPGLDSHLQPGQLSAPAQSRTVTSSFLIRDILADCKPLAACAPYSSSGQPAAPDPGGRLAAKAGEDFRDKLDKSGSSASSDSEYKVKEEGDREISSSRDSPPVRLKKPRKARTAFTDHQLAQLERSFERQKYLSVQDRMELAASLNLTDTQVKTWYQNRRTKWKRQTAVGLELLAEAGNYSALQRMFPSPYFYPQSLVSNLDPGAALYLYRGPSAPPPALQRPLVPRILIHGLQGASEPPPPLPPLAGVLPRAAQPR, from the exons ATGGAAGGCTCCAATGGCTTTGGGATCGACTCCATTCTCTCCCACCGAGCCGGCAGCCCCGCCCTTCCCAAGGGGGACCCCTTGCTCGGGGACTGCCGCTTGCCCCTGGAGCTGAGTCCTCGCTCAGAGAGCAGCAGCGACTGCTCTTCGCCAGCCTCGCCGGGAAGGGACTGTCTGGAGACGGGAGCCCCGCGGCCTGGCGGGGCTTCGGGACCAGGTTTGGACTCCCACCTGCAGCCTGGGCAGCTCTCGGCCCCAGCCCAGTCTCGCACCGTGACCTCCTCCTTTCTGATCAGGGACATCCTTGCCGACTGCAAGCCGCTTGCGGCCTGTGCACCCTACTCTAGCAGCGGGCAGCCAGCCGCTCCTGACCCTGGGGGCCGTCTCGCGGCCAAGGCCGGGGAGGACTTTAGAGACAAGCTGGACAAAAGTGGCAGCAGCGCCTCATCGGACTCTGAGTACAAAG TGAAGGAGGAGGGCGACCGGGAGATCTCCAGCTCCAGGGACAGCCCCCCAGTGCGCCTGAAAAAGCCACGCAAGGCGCGCACGGCCTTCACCGACCACCAGCTGGCACAGCTGGAGCGCAGTTTCGAGCGGCAGAAGTACCTGAGCGTGCAGGACCGCATGGAGCTCGCAGCTTCGCTCAACCTCACCGACACGCAGGTCAAGACCTGGTACCAGAACCGCAG GACTAAGTGGAAGCGACAGACGGCCGTCGGGTTGGAGCTGCTGGCCGAGGCGGGCAATTATTCGGCGCTCCAGCGGATGTTCCCGTCGCCTTATTTCTACCCGCAGAGTCTGGTTTCCAACCTGGATCCCGGCGCCGCGCTCTATCTGTACCGCGGGCCCAGCGCACCGCCGCCCGCGCTGCAGAGACCTCTGGTCCCCCGCATCCTCATCCACGGACTCCAGGGCGCCAgcgagccgccgccgccgctgcccccGCTGGCCGGCGTCCTCCCGCGCGCCGCGCAGCCTCGGTGA